Below is a genomic region from Bacteroidota bacterium.
CTCGACATTTAATAAGTTTCCGAATGTCAATTCTTTATATTCAAATGCGAAACTTGAGTAAATGATTAGGAATTCTCAAGATAAAAAAATCCCCCAACCTTCTATCTTTTTGTAAAATTTACATTCTTGTATTTTGAGTAACTGCTTTTTGGAACATAAACATTAACTGTTTTGCCGGGTTTAATAATTCCTCCGGGAAAATTATTCCATTTGTTTAGGTCGCTTACCGAACAATCATACAATGATGATATTTTATATTTTGTATCTCCCGGTTTTACATTATAAAGAATTAATGTAAGCTCATTTTTATTTCTCTTTCCCCCATAACTGATACTTTTTACTTTTGATGCATTATCAACTTTTAGTTTTTCTTTTTCATCCAAAAGTGTTTGATACCTAAAAATCCTACTCCTGTGAATTGTAAATCTTGAAGCTTCGGAGATTGGAAGTCGAAGAATGTAATATTCACCGTTTTTTGGCATTGGAATTAAATTTCTTAAATATTGAGGGTTAAGTTCATGTAAAAGCTCCGTTGAAATTTTTAATGCTTTTGAAATTACTTCAAATCGTAATCTTTTGTTTATATGAATTGTATCAATATATCCGGGATTGTAAATATTTTTTGGATATAAATTATGTTCAATATAATAATTCATAACATAATTGGCTGCTATAAAAGCAGGAACATAACCACGTGTTTCGTTTGGTAAATAAGGATAAATATCCCAAAAATCAGATTTATAACCCGACCTTTTAATTGCTTTGTTTACACTACCTGGTCCACAATTATAGGCTGCAATAACGTAAAGCCAGTCTTTATAAATGCTGTATAAATCTTCAAGATATTGAACAGCAGTTTCAGTTAGCACAAAAGGGTCTCTTCTTTCATCAACATTTGAAGTTATCTCAAGATCGTACATTTTTGCAGTTGAATAAATAAATTGCCACAAACCTGTAGCTCCACTTCTTGAAACGGCATGAGTGTTAATAGCAGATTCTATCACAGGTATATATTTTAATTCTAAAGGAAGATTGTGCCTGGCAAGTTCAGCTTCAAAAATTGGGAAATAATAATGTGATAATCCAAGCATATTTTCTACTTGCACTCTTTTGTCTTTCACGTATAACTCTATAAATCTTTTAATAACAGGGTTATATCCTAAAGGAATAGGACTTTGTAAAGCGTTAAGTCTTTTTTTGTAAGTTCTGTCAGCATACAATGGGATGTCATTATGTTTAAACCCATATTTGTTTAAACTACTTGTGTTGGTATCAACGCTAAGCTTGCCAATGTACCACGAGTTGAGCAATTCATCTAAGGAAGCACGAATCGGTCGCATTTCACTTTCTCCTGCAAAACCGTTTTGAGCAATTGATTGAAACGAAAAAATGAAAAACATTATTGAAATGATCGATATTTTTAACATAATTAGGTCTTTTTTGTTCAGAACTTTTATTTGTTATTTGTTTTGAAAAAGATTATTCTTTGCTTTATTTTCCACTGTCTTCACTATCTTTCTCCTTTTCCTTATCCTCATCCTCATTTTCTTTCATCCCATCTTCAAAATCTGTTTTAACCTTTTCCTTTGCTCTATTAAATTCTCTTACACCTTTTCCAATACCTTTCATTAACTCAGGAATTTTCCGACCTCCAAATAACAATAATATAGCTCCAAAGATTATTAATAACTCCCAACCTCCAAACCATCCAGCAATATTATATTCTATCATAACTTACTCATTATTTTATGAGTACAATATTAAGGTAGTTGTTTTAATAAAAAGACAATTTTATTAGAATTTGTCCACAATTGTTGTTTGAGGGCGAAAAATTATAGAACCCCCCTTTACTGTTTTTACTTTATTTTTATAATTTCTTTAACGGAATCAATTATCCCCTTAGTGTTAAAACCACAAATATTTTGCAATTCAGGGATTGTACCATGGTCAATAAATTTGTCGGGAATGCCAAGCCGCTTTACTTTTGTTGTGTAATTATTGTTTGAAAGAAATTCCAAAACAGTTGAACCAAATCCTCCTGATAATGAACCGTTTTCAACAGTAATTATTTTGTTGTGTTTTTTTGCAATTTTATGTAAAAGTTCTTCATCAATTGGTTTTACAAATCTCATATCGTAATGTGCTACCGAAATATTTTCTTTCTTGAGTTTATTAACAGCTTCAATTACATTATTACCAACATGTCCGATAGATAAAATTGCAATGTCGTCTCCGTCATTTATCATTTGACCTTTACCAATTTGAAGTTTTTTCATTGGTTTTTTCCAATCTTTTGTAACGCCTTGTCCTCGTGGATATCTGATTGCAAAAGGCATGTCATGATTTTGAGCTGTAAACATCATGTTTCTCAATTCAATTTCATTGAGTGGTGATGCAATAACGAGA
It encodes:
- a CDS encoding twin-arginine translocase TatA/TatE family subunit, encoding MIEYNIAGWFGGWELLIIFGAILLLFGGRKIPELMKGIGKGVREFNRAKEKVKTDFEDGMKENEDEDKEKEKDSEDSGK
- a CDS encoding transglycosylase SLT domain-containing protein; the protein is MLKISIISIMFFIFSFQSIAQNGFAGESEMRPIRASLDELLNSWYIGKLSVDTNTSSLNKYGFKHNDIPLYADRTYKKRLNALQSPIPLGYNPVIKRFIELYVKDKRVQVENMLGLSHYYFPIFEAELARHNLPLELKYIPVIESAINTHAVSRSGATGLWQFIYSTAKMYDLEITSNVDERRDPFVLTETAVQYLEDLYSIYKDWLYVIAAYNCGPGSVNKAIKRSGYKSDFWDIYPYLPNETRGYVPAFIAANYVMNYYIEHNLYPKNIYNPGYIDTIHINKRLRFEVISKALKISTELLHELNPQYLRNLIPMPKNGEYYILRLPISEASRFTIHRSRIFRYQTLLDEKEKLKVDNASKVKSISYGGKRNKNELTLILYNVKPGDTKYKISSLYDCSVSDLNKWNNFPGGIIKPGKTVNVYVPKSSYSKYKNVNFTKR